In a single window of the Nicotiana tomentosiformis chromosome 8, ASM39032v3, whole genome shotgun sequence genome:
- the LOC138897698 gene encoding uncharacterized protein — MCETFKIKHRNSTAYRLQMNGVVEAANKNINKILRKMVDNYKKWHEKLLFALLGYRTIVRTSTGETPYLLVYGTEAVIPTEVEIPSIRIIQEAELSDAEWVRSWYEQLDLIDGKRINAVCQQKGLIEAIHIGAIDVETDLPASGRSKREERLYSQRWM; from the coding sequence atgtgtgaaacattcaagatcaagcatcggaATTCTACAGCATACAGGCTGCAGATGAATGGAgtcgtagaagccgccaacaagaacatcaataaGATATTGAGGAAGATGGTGGACAACTACAAGAAATGGCATGAGAAGCTACTGTTTGCTTTGCTCGGGTACCGCACCATAGTTCGTACATCAACTGGAGAAACCCCCTATCTACTGGTATATGGTACTGAAGCCGTTATTCCCACCGAAGTGGAGATTCCTTCcataagaatcatacaagaggccgAGCTCAGCGATGCGGAATGGGTACGGAGCTGGTATGAGCAACTTGATCTCATTGATGGTAAGAGGATAAACGCAGTATGTCAACAAAAAGGTCTAATCGAGGCAATTCACATTGGGGCAATTGATGTTGaaacggatcttcccgcatcaggaCGAAGCAAAAGGGAGGAGCGCTTATACTCGCAGAGATGGATGTAG
- the LOC138897699 gene encoding uncharacterized protein has translation MAEYEACILGLRLAKDMNIQELLVIGDSDLLRFTKIEFKHVPRILNEFADALATLSSIIQHRDKNFINPIPIEIRKQPTYYAHAEEEFDGNPWFHDIKEYLEKGEYQENATHTQKCTLRRLANHFYQSGGILYRRTPDLGLL, from the exons atggcggaatatgaggcatgcatcttgggactcagattGGCCAAGGACATGAATATTCAGGAATTGCTAGTAATCGGTGATTCAGATCTATTG aggttcacaaagatagaattcaaacatgttccaaggattctgaatgagttcgcagatgcattggcaacCTTGTCTTCCATCATACAACATCGAGACAAGAATTTTATCAATCCTATCCCGATAGAGATTCGTAAACAGCCAACTTATTACGCTCATGCTGAAGAGGAGTTTGACGGAAACCCATGGTTTCACGATATCAAGGAGTATTTGGAGAAAGGGGAATACCAAGAAAATGCCACACACACTCAGAAGTgcacgcttcgaagattggcAAACCACTTCTATCagagtggaggaattctgtatagaaggactcctgatttgggattgctgtga
- the LOC104116819 gene encoding 14 kDa proline-rich protein DC2.15-like, producing MASKHSVALFLCLNLVLFSMVSGCRTCPKPKPKPCPPPPSSETATCPIDTLKLGVCADVLGLVNAVIGSPPVTPCCSLLSGLANVEAALCLCTAIKANILGINLNVPISLSLLLNVCSKEAPSGFQCP from the coding sequence ATGGCTTCCAAGCATAGTGTTgctcttttcctttgccttaaCCTCGTCTTGTTTTCGATGGTTTCTGGGTGTCGTACTTGCCCTAAACCTAAGCCAAAACCAtgtcctcctcctccttcttcagAAACAGCTACATGCCCCATTGATACCCTTAAGCTTGGAGTGTGTGCTGATGTTCTTGGATTGGTGAATGCTGTTATTGGCTCACCCCCAGTCACTCCTTGCTGCAGCCTTCTCTCTGGACTTGCTAATGTTGAAGCTGCTCTTTGCCTTTGCACTGCTATTAAGGCTAACATTTTGGGCATTAATCTTAATGTACCTATTTCACTTAGTTTGCTTCTTAATGTTTGCTCTAAAGAGGCTCCTTCTGGCTTCCAGTGCCCTTAA